A segment of the Longimicrobiales bacterium genome:
GGCGATGATGTCCTGCAGCTCCTTGTAACGCTGCAGAATCCGCTGCACCTCGGAAGCGACCTTGTAATGCCGCTCACCGACGAACTGCGGGTCCATGATGCGCGAAGTCGAGTCGAGCGGATCGACGGCCGGGTAGATACCGATCTCGGTCAGTGCACGCGTGAGCACCGTCGTTGAATCGAGGTGCGCGAACGCCGTGGCCGGTGCCGGGTCCGTCAGGTCATCGGCCGGCACGTAAATGGCCTGCACTGACGTGATCGAGCCGTCGCGCGTCGACGTGATGCGCTCCTGGAGACCGCCCATCTCGGTGCCGAGCGTCGGCTGGTAGCCGACGGCCGACGGCATGCGGCCGAGCAGTGCGGACACCTCCGAGCCGGCCTGCGTGAAGCGGAAGATGTTGTCGACGAAGAGCAGCACGTCCTGCTTCTCGACGTCGCGGAAGTACTCCGCGACCGTCAGGCCGCTCAGGCCGACACGCTGACGTGCGCCCGGCGGCTCGTTCATCTGGCCGTACACCAGCGCCACGTTGGGCAGCACGCCGCTCTCCTTCATCTCGAGGTAGAGGTCGTTGCCTTCGCGGGTGCGCTCGCCCACACCGCAGAACACGGACTTGCCGCCGTGTTCCATCGCGATGTTGTTGATCAGCTCCATGATGATGACGGTCTTGCCGACGCCGGCGCCGCCGAACAGACCGGTCTTGCCGCCCTTCACGTACGGCGCGATCAGGTCGATGACCTTGATGCCCGTCTCGAAGATCTCCGTCTTCGGCTCGAGCGCCGTGAACTTCGGCGCCTCGCGATGGATCGGCCAGCGCTCGACGTCCGGGCCGATCTCGCCCGCCTCGTCCACCGGCTCGCCGAGCACGTTCAGGATACGGCCCAGCGCCGCTTCACCGACCGGCACCGCGATGGCGCGACCAGTGTCGCGCACTTCCATGCCTCGCGTCAGGCCATCCGTCGAGGACATGGCGACGGCACGCACCTGGCTGCGGCCGATGTGCTGCTGCACCTCGGCGACCACGCGGATGTCCGCGCCGCCGTTCTCGCCCTTACGCTTGATCTCGAGCGCATTGTAGATCTCCGGGATCCCGCCCGTCTCGAACTCCACGTCGATGACGGGTCCGATCACCTGGACCACACGTCCCATTGTATTTGCGGCCTGCGCCATGTCTGTCTCCGAGTTGTTTAGCTCTGTAGCTCCGTCATCCCGGGCACTGGCAGCTCCGGGACGCCGGGACTTCTTCTGTTATTCCAGCGCTGCGGCGCCGCCGACGATCTCCGCGATCTCCTGCGTGATCTGCGCCTGGCGTGCGCGGTTGAACGTACGATTCAGATTGTCGAGAATGTCGCCCGCATTGTCCGTGGCATTCTTCATGGCGGTGCGACGGGCGCCGTGCTCGGCCGCAGCCGTCTCGACGAGTGCACGATACACGCTGTTGCGCACGTAGAGCGGCAGCAGCCGGTTCAGGATCTCGTCCGCCGATGGCGAAAGGATGTAGCTCTGCGTACGACCCGACCCGTTCCCGCTGTCCTCACCCGCCGAGACGGGCAGGATCTTCACTGTCGCGGGCGGCGTCGAGAGCGCGGATCGGAACTGCGCGTGGACGATATACACCTCATCCAGACGGCCCTCCTCGAAGGCCTCACGCAGGGGCTCGATGACGCTCATGGCATCCTCGAGCGTCGGCTTGTCCGTGATGTCGGAACGCGCGGCCGCCAGCTCTTCCTTCTGGTAGCGGAAGAAGCTCACGGCCTTCTTGCCGACGACGTGGATCTCGACCTCGACACCGGCCTCGCGGAGGCGCTCGATGAGCCGGCGCGCCTCGCGGATGAGATTCACGTTGAATGCACCGGCCAGACCGCGATTGGACGTCACGAGGATTACGGCAGCGCGGCGTACCGTCTCGGGCTGACGCAGCAGCGGGTAGCGCTCGCGCAGCTCGGGATCGATCAGGCGCCCGATGACTTCCGTCAGCCGTGCGGCGTACGGACGTGCGGCGTGCACGCGGTCGGTGGCGCGCTTCAGCTTGGAGGTGGAAACCATCTCCATCGTCCGCGTGATCTGGCGCGTCTTGCCGATCGAACGGATCCGGCGCTTGAGCTCGAGTGTCTTCGCCATCGTTCCCTATGCCAGCGGATTGCCCGCCGTGGACGCATCGGTGTTCGACTTCTCCGCCGTCTGCGCCGATGCAGACGCGGCCTTCGCTGCCTTCTGCCCGGCCAGGAACGTCTGCTTGAAGTCGTTCACCGCTGCGGTCAGCGCCGTGGTCGTCTCCTCATCCAGCTTGGCGCCGCCGCGGATCTTCTCGCCGAGCTCCGGCTTCTGTGTCCGCATGTACTCCAGGAAGTCGAGCTCGAAGGCCCGCACCTGATTCGTCGGCACGTCGTCGATCAGACCGTTCGTCACGGCGTACAGGATCATGACCTGCTCCTCGACGCGCATCGGCGCATACTGCGGCTGCTTGAGCACCTCGACAATGCGCTCGCCGCGCGCCAGCTGCTTCTGCGTGGCCGCGTCGAGCTCGGAGCCGAACTGAGCGAACGCCTCGAGCTCGCGATACTGCGCGAGGTCGAGACGCAGCCGGCCCGCGACACCGCGCATGGCCTTGGTCTGTGCAGCACCGCCGACGCGCGACACGGAGATACCGACGTTCACGGCAGGGCGCAGACCCGCGTAGAACAGGTCGGCCTCCAGGAAGATCTGACCGTCCGTAATCGAGATCACGTTCGTCGGAATGTATGCGGACACGTCGCCGGCCTGCGTCTCGATCAGCGGGAGTGCGGTCAGCGAGCCGCCGCCATTGGCATCGGAGAGCTTCGCCGCGCGCTCGAGGAGACGCGAGTGCAGGTAGAACACGTCGCCCGGGTACGCCTCACGGCCCGGCGGGCGGCGCAACACGAGCGAGATCTGGCGGTAGGCAGTCGCCTGCTTGGAGAGGTCGTCGTAGACCACCAGTGTATGCTTGCCCTGCCACATGAAGTGCTCGGCGAGCGCCGTCGCTGCGTAAGGCGCGATGTACTGCATGGGCGCCGGATCCGATGCATTGGCGGCGACGACGATCGTATAATCGAGCGCGCCGTTCTCGCGCAGAGTTTCGACGACGCTGGCCACCTTGCTGGCGCGCTGACCGATCGCGCAGTAGACGCACAGGACGCCGGTGTCCTTCTGGTTGATGATCGCGTCGAGCGCGACGGCCGTCTTGCCGGTGCCGCGGTCGCCAATGATCAGCTCGCGCTGACCGCGACCGATCGGGATCATCGAGTCGATGGCCTTGATGCCTGTCTGCAGCGGCTC
Coding sequences within it:
- the atpA gene encoding F0F1 ATP synthase subunit alpha; this translates as MSSTETQLRASEIKDVLLREIEQYSEELKVEEVGEVLEVKDGVARIYGLTNAMASEMLEITSSETGDAVTALALNLEEDNIGAVVMGDWTMLHEGDTVRRTGRVLDLPVGAAYLGRVVDSLGNPIDGRGEIVSEDRRFIDVVAPGIVQRQPVSEPLQTGIKAIDSMIPIGRGQRELIIGDRGTGKTAVALDAIINQKDTGVLCVYCAIGQRASKVASVVETLRENGALDYTIVVAANASDPAPMQYIAPYAATALAEHFMWQGKHTLVVYDDLSKQATAYRQISLVLRRPPGREAYPGDVFYLHSRLLERAAKLSDANGGGSLTALPLIETQAGDVSAYIPTNVISITDGQIFLEADLFYAGLRPAVNVGISVSRVGGAAQTKAMRGVAGRLRLDLAQYRELEAFAQFGSELDAATQKQLARGERIVEVLKQPQYAPMRVEEQVMILYAVTNGLIDDVPTNQVRAFELDFLEYMRTQKPELGEKIRGGAKLDEETTTALTAAVNDFKQTFLAGQKAAKAASASAQTAEKSNTDASTAGNPLA
- the atpD gene encoding F0F1 ATP synthase subunit beta, which produces MAQAANTMGRVVQVIGPVIDVEFETGGIPEIYNALEIKRKGENGGADIRVVAEVQQHIGRSQVRAVAMSSTDGLTRGMEVRDTGRAIAVPVGEAALGRILNVLGEPVDEAGEIGPDVERWPIHREAPKFTALEPKTEIFETGIKVIDLIAPYVKGGKTGLFGGAGVGKTVIIMELINNIAMEHGGKSVFCGVGERTREGNDLYLEMKESGVLPNVALVYGQMNEPPGARQRVGLSGLTVAEYFRDVEKQDVLLFVDNIFRFTQAGSEVSALLGRMPSAVGYQPTLGTEMGGLQERITSTRDGSITSVQAIYVPADDLTDPAPATAFAHLDSTTVLTRALTEIGIYPAVDPLDSTSRIMDPQFVGERHYKVASEVQRILQRYKELQDIIAILGMDELSEEDKLVVGRARRLQRFLSQPFHVAETFTGIKGKYVKLADTIESFERVAAGEFDHLPEQAFYMKGGIEDVIAAAKDMA
- the atpG gene encoding ATP synthase F1 subunit gamma, which produces MAKTLELKRRIRSIGKTRQITRTMEMVSTSKLKRATDRVHAARPYAARLTEVIGRLIDPELRERYPLLRQPETVRRAAVILVTSNRGLAGAFNVNLIREARRLIERLREAGVEVEIHVVGKKAVSFFRYQKEELAAARSDITDKPTLEDAMSVIEPLREAFEEGRLDEVYIVHAQFRSALSTPPATVKILPVSAGEDSGNGSGRTQSYILSPSADEILNRLLPLYVRNSVYRALVETAAAEHGARRTAMKNATDNAGDILDNLNRTFNRARQAQITQEIAEIVGGAAALE